The following proteins are encoded in a genomic region of alpha proteobacterium U9-1i:
- a CDS encoding deoxyribose-phosphate aldolase, producing MTKPRGPHLVSPPASRDNAPVRVEGTPFDGDWIESLRIDRSAVERRIATLGGRRTVKKQWQAAWLLKAITLMDLTTLSGEDTDERVRRLCAKARNPVRKDLLEAMGAEHLPIKTGAVCVYHEMIAPALDALRGSGIPVAAVSTGFPAGLAPFKTRLVEIEESVAAGAEEIDIVISRRHVLNSDWMALYDEVKAFREACGPAHLKAIIATGELGNMPKIAKASLVSMMAGADFIKTSTGMEAVNANLPVSLVMMRMIREFHERTGQRVGFKPAGGIAKAKEALAYLVLVKEELGNDWLDPHYFRFGASRLLADIERQLEHFVTGRYSATNRHPVG from the coding sequence ATGACAAAGCCGCGCGGCCCTCACCTCGTTTCTCCGCCCGCCTCGCGTGACAATGCGCCGGTGCGTGTTGAAGGCACGCCGTTTGATGGCGATTGGATTGAAAGCTTGCGCATCGACCGCAGCGCCGTGGAGCGCCGCATCGCGACGCTCGGCGGCCGGCGCACGGTGAAGAAACAATGGCAAGCGGCGTGGTTGCTCAAGGCGATCACTTTGATGGACCTCACCACGCTTTCCGGCGAGGACACCGACGAGCGCGTACGCCGCTTGTGCGCGAAGGCGCGCAACCCGGTGCGCAAGGATTTGCTCGAAGCGATGGGCGCCGAGCATCTGCCGATCAAAACCGGCGCGGTGTGCGTCTACCATGAAATGATCGCGCCCGCGCTCGATGCGCTGCGCGGCTCCGGCATTCCGGTCGCCGCGGTGTCAACGGGCTTTCCGGCGGGCCTCGCGCCGTTCAAGACGCGGCTGGTCGAGATCGAGGAAAGCGTTGCCGCGGGCGCGGAGGAAATCGACATCGTCATCTCGCGACGCCACGTGCTCAACAGCGATTGGATGGCGCTTTACGACGAAGTGAAAGCGTTCCGCGAAGCCTGCGGGCCGGCGCATCTCAAAGCGATCATCGCCACCGGCGAACTCGGCAACATGCCGAAGATCGCCAAGGCCTCGCTCGTTTCGATGATGGCGGGCGCCGATTTCATCAAGACGTCCACCGGCATGGAGGCGGTGAACGCGAACCTGCCGGTGAGCCTCGTCATGATGCGGATGATCCGCGAGTTCCACGAGCGCACTGGCCAACGCGTCGGCTTCAAGCCGGCGGGCGGCATCGCCAAGGCGAAGGAAGCGCTCGCCTATCTCGTTCTGGTGAAGGAAGAGCTCGGCAACGACTGGCTCGATCCGCACTATTTCCGCTTCGGCGCCTCGCGCCTGCTGGCCGACATCGAACGCCAGCTCGAACACTTCGTCACCGGCCGCTATTCGGCGACGAATAGACACCCGGTCGGATGA
- a CDS encoding 2-oxoglutarate oxidoreductase beta subunit, whose amino-acid sequence MTYIAKPSLHHPTLEKNALGFTRRDYEGRISTLCAGCGHDSISAAIIQACFEIDLPPHRLAKFSGIGCSSKTPDYFVSPAHGFNAVHGRMPSVLTGANIAARDLIYLGVSGDGDSASIGLGQFAHAVRRGINMTYIVENNGVYGLTKGQFSATSDKGSKAKKGAENKDSPIDLVMLALQLGATYVGRSFSGDKTQLVPLIKGALSHKGTAFIDVLSPCVAFNNHVGSTKSFDYVRAHNEAVNRMDVITPRKPIHAEYAPGELREVVQHDGSILRLRKLEDDYDTSRRNAALAYLGRKAMQGEIVTGLLYVDPEAGDLHDAMNTVETPLNKLTQADLTPPVSALQKINAALR is encoded by the coding sequence ATGACCTATATCGCAAAGCCTTCGCTGCACCATCCCACGCTCGAGAAGAACGCGCTCGGGTTCACGCGTCGCGATTACGAGGGCCGAATTTCGACGCTCTGCGCCGGCTGCGGACACGATTCCATCAGCGCCGCGATTATTCAGGCGTGCTTCGAGATCGATCTGCCGCCGCATCGGCTGGCTAAATTCTCCGGCATCGGTTGCTCGTCGAAAACGCCAGATTATTTTGTAAGCCCGGCGCACGGCTTTAACGCTGTGCATGGGCGCATGCCGTCAGTTCTCACCGGCGCCAATATAGCGGCGCGTGATTTGATCTATCTCGGCGTCTCCGGTGATGGCGACAGCGCTTCCATCGGGCTAGGCCAATTCGCGCACGCCGTGCGTCGCGGCATCAACATGACGTACATCGTCGAAAACAACGGCGTTTACGGGCTCACGAAAGGCCAATTCTCGGCCACGTCCGACAAAGGCTCGAAAGCCAAGAAGGGCGCGGAGAACAAGGATTCGCCGATCGATCTCGTCATGCTCGCGTTGCAGCTCGGCGCAACTTATGTCGGTCGCTCCTTCTCCGGCGACAAAACCCAGCTTGTGCCGTTGATCAAGGGCGCGCTGAGCCACAAAGGCACGGCGTTCATTGACGTGCTAAGCCCGTGTGTCGCGTTCAACAATCACGTTGGCTCGACGAAGAGTTTCGATTACGTGCGTGCGCACAACGAAGCGGTAAATCGCATGGACGTTATCACGCCGCGTAAGCCCATCCACGCAGAGTATGCGCCAGGCGAACTGCGCGAAGTGGTGCAGCACGATGGCTCCATCCTTCGCCTGCGCAAGCTGGAGGACGATTACGACACCAGCCGACGTAACGCCGCTCTGGCCTATCTCGGCCGCAAAGCCATGCAGGGCGAGATCGTCACGGGGCTTCTCTACGTCGACCCAGAAGCCGGAGACCTTCACGACGCGATGAATACGGTCGAGACGCCGCTCAACAAATTGACACAGGCCGATCTCACGCCGCCCGTCAGCGCGCTCCAAAAAATCAACGCGGCGCTTCGCTAG
- a CDS encoding possible pyrimidine-degrading protein DUF1688 gives MLSAAAVRAKADEVFARAEAGTLPHWRVNMDALPACADFVAKTIRERYPTLDVPFHARWRHFVFNGRDLWAEIAKGAAWRDADAKARAEFDLAITSVLLDAGAGAAWSYNDDASGMKAARSEGLALASLRLFEWGGFSAEPSDPLRADAVGLKRIDAAALGDAFQVNAQNPLLGLEGRAALLNRLGAQCEKRADLFARADKPRPGGLYDVLKARAEGGALRAPLILEALLEGLGSIWQNRPSLDGVALGDCWPVEPLGFVPLHKLSQWLAYSLIEPLERAGIRVTEIDGLTGLAEYRNGGLFVDAGVLVPQEGGALMAAYQVHDPFVVLWRSLTVALLDRIAPLVREHLGVSAEQFPQARVLEGGTWAAGRILARKKRADAEPPFVIESDGTVF, from the coding sequence TTGCTCTCGGCTGCGGCCGTGCGCGCGAAAGCGGATGAGGTGTTCGCGCGCGCCGAGGCCGGAACGCTGCCGCACTGGCGCGTGAACATGGACGCGCTGCCCGCGTGCGCGGACTTCGTCGCCAAGACGATCCGCGAGCGTTACCCGACGCTCGATGTGCCGTTCCACGCGCGCTGGCGGCATTTTGTGTTCAACGGCCGCGATCTATGGGCCGAAATCGCGAAGGGCGCGGCGTGGCGCGACGCCGATGCGAAAGCGCGGGCGGAGTTTGATCTCGCGATCACCTCCGTGCTGCTCGACGCCGGCGCCGGCGCGGCTTGGAGCTACAACGATGACGCAAGCGGCATGAAAGCCGCGCGTTCGGAAGGTTTGGCGCTGGCGAGCTTGCGCTTGTTTGAATGGGGCGGGTTCTCCGCCGAGCCGAGCGACCCACTGCGCGCGGATGCTGTTGGATTGAAGCGCATCGACGCCGCCGCGTTGGGCGATGCGTTCCAGGTGAATGCGCAAAACCCGTTGCTCGGCCTCGAAGGCCGCGCTGCCTTGCTCAATCGCCTCGGCGCACAATGCGAAAAGCGGGCGGATTTGTTTGCGCGCGCGGACAAACCCCGCCCTGGCGGCTTGTACGACGTGCTAAAAGCGCGCGCGGAAGGCGGCGCGCTGCGTGCGCCGCTGATTCTCGAAGCCTTGCTCGAAGGCCTGGGGTCGATCTGGCAGAACCGGCCATCGCTCGATGGCGTCGCGCTGGGCGATTGTTGGCCGGTTGAGCCACTTGGCTTCGTTCCCCTGCACAAGCTTTCGCAATGGCTTGCCTATTCGCTGATCGAACCGCTGGAGCGCGCCGGCATACGCGTGACGGAGATCGACGGGCTCACCGGGCTCGCGGAGTATCGCAATGGCGGGCTGTTCGTCGATGCGGGCGTCCTTGTGCCGCAAGAGGGCGGCGCGCTGATGGCGGCCTATCAGGTGCACGACCCGTTCGTGGTGCTGTGGCGCTCGCTGACGGTGGCGCTGCTCGATCGCATCGCGCCTTTGGTGCGCGAGCACTTGGGCGTCAGCGCCGAACAATTTCCGCAAGCGCGCGTGCTCGAAGGCGGCACCTGGGCGGCGGGGCGAATTCTTGCGCGCAAGAAACGCGCCGATGCAGAGCCGCCGTTCGTGATCGAGAGCGACGGCACAGTCTTTTAG
- a CDS encoding phosphopentomutase, which yields MRAIIGVLDSFGVGATPDAAKFGEEKADTFASIVEACAAGRADKAGVRQGPLNIPHLTALGLGEIGAMTGKHLSLPRASKLTGKFGRAAEKSFGKDTPSGHWEMMGAPVEYDWGYFGHEFPSFPKALTDALIERAKLPGILGNKHASGTTIIEELGEEHIRTGKPICYTSADSVFQIAAHEKHFGLERLYEVCHIARELVDDYNIGRVIARPFLGETAATFKRTGNRHDYATPPHVPTLLDRALEDGREVIGIGKISDIFAARGVSKSVRADGNEALFDTMLAEMKDAPDGSIVFANFVDFDMLYGHRRDLVGYAAALEAFDKRIPELLAVLKPDDLVVFSADHGCDPTWPGSDHTREHVPIIAFGPKIAPGPIGTRDTFADIAQSIADHLSMKPMPVGRSFL from the coding sequence ATGCGCGCCATCATTGGCGTTTTGGACTCATTCGGCGTCGGCGCTACGCCTGACGCGGCGAAGTTCGGCGAAGAAAAGGCCGACACGTTCGCGTCCATCGTCGAAGCCTGCGCGGCGGGACGCGCGGACAAAGCTGGCGTGCGGCAAGGGCCGCTCAACATTCCGCATTTGACAGCGCTCGGCCTCGGCGAAATCGGCGCGATGACCGGCAAACACTTGTCGCTGCCGCGCGCGAGCAAACTCACCGGCAAGTTCGGGCGCGCGGCGGAGAAAAGCTTCGGCAAGGACACGCCGAGCGGTCATTGGGAAATGATGGGCGCGCCGGTCGAGTATGATTGGGGTTATTTCGGCCACGAGTTTCCGAGCTTTCCGAAAGCGCTGACGGACGCGCTGATCGAGCGCGCGAAGCTACCGGGCATTCTTGGAAACAAGCACGCCTCCGGCACGACGATTATCGAGGAGCTGGGCGAAGAGCACATCCGCACCGGCAAGCCGATCTGCTACACGTCCGCGGATTCGGTGTTTCAGATCGCCGCGCACGAAAAGCATTTCGGCTTGGAGCGTTTGTACGAGGTTTGCCACATCGCCCGCGAGCTTGTGGACGACTACAATATTGGCCGCGTGATCGCCCGCCCATTCCTTGGCGAAACCGCCGCCACGTTCAAGCGCACCGGCAATCGCCACGATTACGCGACGCCGCCGCACGTGCCGACCTTGCTGGATCGCGCGCTCGAAGACGGCCGCGAGGTGATCGGCATCGGCAAGATCAGCGACATTTTCGCCGCGCGTGGCGTGTCGAAGAGTGTCCGCGCCGATGGCAACGAAGCTTTGTTCGACACAATGCTCGCGGAGATGAAGGATGCGCCCGACGGTTCGATCGTGTTCGCGAACTTCGTCGATTTCGACATGCTCTACGGCCATCGTCGCGATCTGGTCGGCTATGCCGCAGCACTCGAAGCGTTCGACAAGCGCATTCCGGAATTGCTGGCGGTGCTGAAGCCGGACGATCTCGTCGTGTTCAGCGCCGACCATGGCTGCGACCCGACTTGGCCAGGCAGCGATCACACGCGCGAACACGTGCCGATCATCGCCTTCGGGCCGAAGATCGCGCCCGGCCCGATCGGCACGCGTGACACTTTCGCCGACATCGCCCAATCCATCGCCGACCATCTCAGCATGAAGCCGATGCCCGTCGGTCGATCCTTCCTCTGA
- a CDS encoding aldehyde dehydrogenase, whose translation MSKIQPSVADIFETMEYGPAPEEQNRVRDWLKAHAAPFGQFIGGEWTKASKQTIEAKNPANGEVLARFSIASDSDVNAAVEAASAAFPKWSRSSGFERAKVLYALARLVQKNSRFLAVLETLDNGKPIRETRDIDVPLVARHFYHHAGWAQLMERELPGHAPLGVVGSIIPWNFPLLMLAWKIAPAIAMGNTVVLKPAEFTSLTALYFAELCQEAGVPPGVINIITGAGETGAALVKHPGVAKIAFTGSTEVGRIIREQTAGSGKKLTLELGGKSAFIVFEDADLDGAVEGLIDAIWFNQGQVCCAGSRLLVEEGVAQTIVDKIKRRLSTFRIGDPLDKAIDMGALVDPVQRQRVDALVRQGEAQGATVWRPDIPCPTEGCFYPPTLLTDVGPANIAVTDEIFGPVLSVLPFKHLADAIALANNSRYGLSATVWSQDVNRALETAAQMKAGVVWINCTNQFDAAAGFGGYRESGFGREGGREGLFEYVKVDGEWTKGEAVLPRVAEPPAPEATDFIDRTAKHYIGGKQARADNGGSFAVATHDGRFAGRIASGNRKDIRDAVEAATNATGWAGATGHAKAQILYYLAENLSQRADDFARHLNDWTGAGEGKKEVAASIERLFAYAAWADKYDGQVHAPPARNIVIAMNEPIGVLGVVCPDQAPLLSFVSLVAPAISMGNRVVVVPSERHPLIAADFYQLLETSDVPGGVVNIVTGMRDELTDTLAKHDGVDALWYFGSSAGATAVEKLSSGNLKRTWVNYGKARDWYSREHGEGRQFLREASQVKNVWAPYWE comes from the coding sequence ATGTCCAAGATTCAGCCAAGCGTCGCCGACATTTTCGAAACGATGGAATACGGCCCCGCGCCGGAAGAGCAAAACCGCGTGCGCGATTGGCTGAAGGCGCATGCGGCGCCGTTCGGCCAGTTCATCGGCGGCGAATGGACGAAAGCGTCCAAGCAGACGATCGAAGCGAAGAACCCGGCGAACGGCGAAGTGCTGGCGCGTTTCTCGATCGCCAGCGATAGCGATGTAAACGCGGCCGTTGAGGCCGCGAGCGCAGCGTTTCCAAAATGGAGCCGGTCGAGCGGGTTTGAGCGCGCGAAGGTGCTCTATGCGCTGGCGCGGCTGGTGCAGAAGAATTCGCGCTTCCTGGCGGTGTTGGAGACGCTCGACAACGGCAAGCCGATCCGCGAAACGCGCGACATCGACGTGCCTTTGGTCGCGCGGCATTTCTATCATCACGCCGGCTGGGCGCAGCTCATGGAGCGCGAGCTGCCGGGGCATGCGCCGCTCGGCGTCGTCGGCAGCATCATTCCGTGGAATTTTCCGCTGCTGATGCTGGCGTGGAAAATCGCGCCGGCGATCGCGATGGGCAACACGGTTGTGCTCAAGCCGGCGGAGTTCACGTCGCTCACGGCATTGTATTTCGCGGAACTGTGCCAAGAGGCGGGCGTGCCGCCGGGCGTGATCAACATCATCACCGGCGCCGGCGAAACCGGCGCGGCTTTGGTGAAGCATCCGGGCGTCGCGAAGATCGCGTTCACCGGCTCAACCGAAGTCGGCCGCATCATCCGCGAACAAACGGCGGGCTCCGGCAAGAAGCTCACGCTCGAACTCGGCGGCAAGAGCGCGTTCATCGTGTTCGAGGACGCCGATCTCGATGGCGCGGTTGAAGGCCTGATCGACGCGATCTGGTTCAATCAGGGCCAAGTGTGCTGCGCCGGCTCGCGCCTTCTTGTCGAAGAAGGTGTGGCGCAGACCATAGTCGACAAGATCAAGCGCCGGCTCTCGACGTTCCGCATTGGCGATCCGCTCGACAAAGCGATCGACATGGGCGCGCTCGTTGATCCGGTGCAGCGTCAGCGTGTCGATGCGCTGGTGCGTCAGGGTGAGGCGCAGGGCGCCACGGTGTGGCGGCCGGATATTCCTTGCCCGACCGAGGGCTGCTTCTATCCGCCGACGCTCCTCACTGATGTCGGCCCAGCGAACATCGCCGTGACCGACGAGATTTTCGGACCGGTGCTGAGCGTGCTGCCGTTCAAGCATCTCGCTGACGCGATCGCCCTCGCAAACAATTCGCGTTACGGCCTTTCGGCCACGGTGTGGTCGCAAGACGTGAACCGAGCGCTCGAAACGGCGGCGCAGATGAAAGCCGGCGTCGTCTGGATCAATTGCACGAACCAGTTTGACGCCGCGGCGGGCTTTGGCGGCTATCGCGAAAGCGGCTTCGGGCGCGAAGGCGGCCGCGAAGGCTTGTTCGAATACGTGAAGGTCGACGGCGAATGGACCAAGGGCGAAGCGGTGCTGCCGCGCGTCGCTGAACCGCCGGCGCCGGAGGCGACCGATTTCATCGACCGCACCGCCAAGCATTATATCGGCGGCAAGCAAGCGCGCGCCGACAATGGCGGCTCGTTCGCCGTCGCCACGCACGACGGCCGCTTCGCCGGCCGCATCGCCAGCGGCAACCGCAAAGATATTCGCGACGCCGTTGAAGCAGCGACAAACGCGACCGGCTGGGCCGGTGCCACCGGACACGCGAAAGCGCAAATCCTCTATTATCTCGCGGAAAATCTCAGTCAGCGCGCCGACGATTTTGCGCGCCATCTCAACGATTGGACCGGCGCCGGCGAAGGCAAAAAAGAAGTCGCCGCCTCGATCGAGCGGCTGTTCGCCTACGCGGCGTGGGCCGACAAATATGACGGCCAAGTGCATGCGCCGCCGGCGCGCAACATCGTCATCGCCATGAACGAGCCGATCGGTGTGCTGGGCGTCGTATGCCCCGATCAAGCGCCGCTCCTATCGTTCGTGTCGCTGGTGGCGCCGGCGATTTCGATGGGCAATCGCGTCGTCGTTGTGCCGAGCGAACGGCATCCTTTGATTGCGGCGGATTTCTATCAGTTGCTAGAGACCTCGGACGTGCCCGGCGGCGTCGTGAACATCGTCACCGGCATGCGCGACGAGCTGACAGACACGCTCGCGAAGCACGATGGCGTCGATGCGCTTTGGTATTTCGGCTCAAGCGCGGGCGCGACGGCGGTGGAGAAGCTCTCCAGCGGCAATCTCAAGCGCACGTGGGTGAATTACGGCAAAGCGCGCGATTGGTATTCGCGCGAGCACGGCGAAGGCCGGCAATTCCTGCGCGAAGCAAGCCAGGTGAAGAACGTCTGGGCGCCGTATTGGGAGTAA
- a CDS encoding adenosine deaminase translates to MTDIAKFIAGLPKAELHMHLEGSLEPELMFALAQRNNVEIPFKTVDEVRAAYSFSNLQDFLDIYYQGANVLQKERDFYDLTWAYLQRVKADGVRHVEVFFDPQTHTDRGIAFSTVADGILRALIDGENKLKITSKLIMCFLRHLDEESAFATLAAAEPYLGRIEGIGLDSGEKGNPPSKFARVYEAARDKGLLLVAHAGEEGPAPYVWEALDLLDVDRIDHGNRSLDDGELVQRLVEDEMTLTVCPLSNLKLCVVHDMKQHPLKRMLDLGLRATVNSDDPAYFGGYLNDNYNAVANALNLSKADIATLARNSFIGSFLKDSEIRKHLDDIDAYAAAN, encoded by the coding sequence ATGACCGACATTGCCAAGTTCATCGCGGGCCTGCCCAAGGCCGAGTTGCACATGCATCTGGAGGGTAGCCTTGAGCCTGAACTGATGTTCGCGCTGGCGCAGCGCAACAATGTCGAAATCCCATTCAAGACGGTGGACGAGGTCCGCGCGGCCTACTCGTTCTCCAACCTCCAGGACTTTCTCGACATCTACTATCAAGGCGCCAACGTCTTGCAGAAAGAGCGCGATTTTTACGATCTCACGTGGGCCTACCTCCAGCGGGTGAAGGCCGATGGCGTGCGCCACGTCGAGGTTTTCTTTGATCCGCAGACCCATACCGATCGCGGCATCGCGTTCTCCACGGTCGCCGATGGCATCCTTCGTGCCCTGATCGACGGCGAAAACAAGCTGAAGATTACTTCGAAGCTGATCATGTGCTTCCTGCGCCATCTTGATGAGGAGAGCGCGTTCGCGACATTGGCCGCTGCGGAGCCGTATCTCGGCCGCATCGAGGGGATCGGTCTCGATTCCGGCGAGAAGGGAAACCCGCCCTCGAAGTTCGCGCGCGTTTACGAGGCCGCACGCGACAAAGGTTTGCTGCTTGTCGCTCACGCCGGCGAAGAGGGGCCCGCGCCCTATGTTTGGGAGGCGCTCGACCTGCTCGATGTTGACCGTATCGATCATGGCAACCGCTCGTTGGACGACGGCGAGTTGGTACAGCGTCTTGTCGAGGACGAGATGACACTCACAGTGTGTCCGCTCTCGAACCTGAAGCTGTGCGTCGTCCATGATATGAAGCAACACCCGCTCAAGAGGATGCTGGACCTTGGCTTGCGTGCGACCGTCAACTCCGACGATCCGGCGTATTTTGGCGGCTATCTAAACGACAATTACAACGCAGTGGCCAACGCGCTGAACCTGAGCAAGGCGGATATCGCGACGCTTGCACGCAATTCCTTCATCGGATCCTTCTTGAAGGATTCAGAAATCCGCAAGCACCTGGATGACATCGACGCCTACGCAGCGGCGAACTAG
- a CDS encoding 2-oxoglutarate oxidoreductase alpha subunit has product MPKPITATNDFVVKFANVNGSGSASANGLFAKVILRMGVPVAARNIFPSNIQGLPTWYEVRISGEGWLGRRGGVDLMVAMNPQTWDADVKSIEPGGYLLYDSSKPLPASKFRDDITIIGAPLTELIAAEFHDPRQRQLFKNICYIGVLAQLLNLDVEAVKSRLSEEFKGKDKLIAPNLKAFELGRAYAEESIPPIGLKVVHSDKVGDRIFVEGNDACALGAVYGGASVCAWYPITPSTSLADAFAKYCKDLRTDPVSGKARYAIVQAEDEIASIGMVMGAGWAGGRAFTCTSGPGISLMNEFVGFSYYAEIPAVIFDVQRGGPSTGMPTRTQQSDLLLAAYASHGDTKHPMLFPANPTECFEMGALAFDFADFFQTTTFVMLDLDIGMQEWLCAPFQWDEGRKINRGKVLTFEDLQEGKEFGRYLDVDGDAVPYRTYPGTHPTKGSYFTRGSSHDRYARYSEEGSVYVDGMNRLLRKWETMKAMVPVSVVHKAERRTPDGVIYFGSTDPAMSEALAKLAGQGVHLDALRIRGFPFREEVFEFINAHERVFVVEQNRDAQLKSLIVNEGGVDPARLVSVLHYDGTPITARFIVKEISDKLKAGAALMPERAK; this is encoded by the coding sequence ATGCCTAAGCCGATCACCGCGACCAACGATTTCGTCGTCAAATTCGCCAACGTGAACGGATCGGGGTCAGCCTCGGCCAACGGCCTCTTTGCCAAAGTGATCCTACGGATGGGCGTGCCGGTGGCGGCGCGCAACATCTTCCCGTCCAACATCCAGGGCCTGCCGACCTGGTACGAGGTCCGCATCAGTGGCGAGGGCTGGTTGGGCCGGCGCGGCGGCGTCGATCTCATGGTGGCGATGAACCCGCAGACCTGGGATGCCGACGTGAAGAGCATCGAGCCCGGCGGCTACCTGCTCTACGATTCGTCCAAGCCGCTCCCTGCGTCGAAATTTCGTGACGACATCACCATCATCGGCGCTCCGTTGACCGAGTTGATCGCTGCGGAGTTTCACGACCCGCGCCAGCGTCAGCTGTTTAAGAACATCTGCTACATCGGCGTGCTTGCGCAATTGTTGAACCTTGACGTCGAGGCCGTGAAAAGCCGGCTGAGCGAGGAGTTCAAGGGCAAGGACAAACTCATTGCCCCCAACTTGAAGGCGTTCGAGCTGGGCCGTGCGTACGCGGAAGAAAGCATCCCGCCCATCGGCCTGAAGGTTGTGCATTCCGATAAAGTCGGCGACCGCATCTTCGTCGAAGGTAACGATGCTTGCGCATTGGGCGCGGTCTATGGCGGTGCGTCGGTCTGCGCTTGGTATCCGATCACCCCTTCGACGTCGCTGGCGGACGCTTTCGCGAAATACTGCAAGGATCTCCGTACTGATCCTGTCAGCGGCAAGGCCCGCTACGCCATCGTCCAGGCGGAGGACGAAATCGCCTCGATCGGTATGGTGATGGGCGCGGGCTGGGCGGGCGGACGCGCTTTCACGTGCACGAGTGGCCCCGGCATTTCGCTGATGAACGAGTTCGTCGGGTTCTCCTATTACGCCGAAATTCCCGCTGTGATTTTCGACGTTCAGCGCGGTGGGCCGTCAACGGGCATGCCCACGCGGACGCAGCAATCGGACCTTCTGCTCGCCGCCTATGCGTCGCATGGCGACACCAAACATCCGATGCTTTTCCCCGCAAACCCCACCGAGTGCTTCGAAATGGGCGCGCTCGCCTTCGACTTCGCGGACTTCTTTCAAACCACCACGTTCGTGATGCTCGATCTCGATATCGGCATGCAGGAATGGCTCTGCGCACCATTCCAGTGGGACGAAGGCCGCAAGATCAATCGCGGGAAGGTGCTGACGTTCGAGGATTTGCAGGAGGGCAAAGAATTCGGCCGTTATCTCGATGTGGATGGCGATGCCGTTCCTTACCGCACCTATCCCGGTACGCATCCCACCAAGGGCTCGTACTTCACCCGCGGCTCAAGCCACGATCGCTACGCGCGCTATAGCGAAGAGGGTTCAGTGTACGTCGATGGCATGAACCGGCTGTTGCGCAAATGGGAGACGATGAAAGCGATGGTGCCGGTGAGCGTCGTCCATAAGGCCGAACGCCGGACGCCCGATGGCGTGATTTATTTTGGTTCAACCGATCCCGCCATGTCCGAAGCGCTCGCGAAGCTCGCCGGGCAGGGCGTACATCTCGATGCGCTGCGCATCCGTGGATTCCCATTCCGGGAAGAGGTGTTCGAGTTCATCAATGCACATGAGCGCGTGTTCGTCGTTGAGCAAAACCGCGACGCGCAGCTCAAGTCGCTGATCGTCAATGAGGGCGGCGTCGATCCCGCCCGTCTCGTCTCTGTCTTGCACTATGACGGCACGCCAATCACGGCGCGCTTCATCGTCAAGGAAATCTCCGACAAGCTCAAGGCGGGCGCCGCTTTGATGCCGGAACGCGCAAAATGA
- a CDS encoding uracil phosphoribosyltransferase yields MQGVTIVNHPLVQHKLTIMRDVNTKTRSFRNLLREIATLLCYEVTRDLPLHDVAIETPVAPMTGKEIDGKKLVLAPILRSGLGFLEGMLDLVPSARVAHIGLYRDPKTLKAVEYYFKAPTDIADRMVIVVDPMLATGHTAIAAVERLKEHGVSNIRFVCLLAAPEGIHAFQAEHPGVPIWTAAVDEKLNDHGYIVPGLGDAGDRMYGTR; encoded by the coding sequence ATGCAGGGCGTAACGATCGTCAATCACCCTTTGGTGCAGCACAAACTCACCATTATGCGCGACGTGAACACCAAGACGCGCTCCTTCCGCAATCTGTTGCGCGAGATCGCGACGCTGCTCTGTTACGAAGTGACGCGCGATCTGCCGCTGCATGACGTCGCGATCGAAACGCCGGTCGCGCCGATGACTGGCAAGGAGATCGACGGCAAGAAGCTCGTGCTGGCGCCGATCCTGCGCTCCGGGCTGGGCTTTCTCGAGGGCATGCTCGATCTGGTGCCGTCCGCGCGCGTGGCTCATATCGGGCTTTACCGCGATCCGAAAACGCTGAAGGCGGTCGAGTATTATTTCAAAGCGCCGACCGACATCGCCGACCGCATGGTGATCGTCGTCGATCCGATGCTCGCCACCGGCCACACCGCGATCGCGGCGGTCGAGCGACTGAAGGAGCACGGCGTTTCCAACATCCGCTTCGTGTGCCTGCTGGCGGCGCCCGAAGGCATCCACGCGTTTCAAGCGGAGCATCCGGGCGTGCCGATCTGGACGGCGGCGGTGGACGAGAAGCTCAACGACCACGGCTATATTGTGCCGGGCTTGGGCGACGCCGGCGATAGGATGTATGGGACCAGGTGA